The DNA region ACCCTCTTGTAGTGGAGATTCCTTTGTTTTATTGGTTGTCCTCCATGCTTGTAGCgatatgaatgggtttggtgctccCCACATTCCGATGACCCTCTTGTAGTGGAGATTCCTTTGTTTTATTGGTTGTCCTCCATACTTGTAGCgatatgaatgggtttggtgctccCCACATTCCGATGACCCTCTTGTAGTGGAGATTCCTTTATATTATTGGTTGTCCTCCATACTTGTAGCgatatgaatgggtttggtgctccCCACATTCCGATGACCCTCTTGTGGTGgagattcctttattttattggtTGTCCTTCCATACTTGTAGCgatatgaatgggtttggtgctccCCACATTCCGATGACCCTCTTGTAGTGGAGATTCCTTTATTTGAATAGGTTGTCCTCCATACTTGTAGTgatatgaatgggtttggtgctccCCACATTCCGATGACCCTCTTGTAGTGGAGATTCCTTTATATTATTGGTTGTCCTCCATACTTGTAGCgatatgaatgggtttggtgctccCCACATTCCGATGACCCTCTTGTGGTGGAGATTCCATTATTTTATTGGTTGTCCCCCATGCTTGTAGCgatatgaatgggtttggtgctccCCACATTCTGATGACCCTTTTGTGGTGGAGATTCCATTATTTTATTGGTTGTCCTCCATACTTGTAGCgatatgaatgggtttggtgctccCCACATTCCGATGACCCTCTTGTAGTGgagattcctttattttattggttgtcctccatgcttgtagcgatatgaatgggtttggtgctccCCACATTCCGATGACCCTCTTGTGGTGgagattcctttattttattggtTGTCCTCCATACTTGTAGCGATATGAGTGGGTTTGGTGCTCCCCACATTCCGATGACCCACTTGTGGTGGAGATTCCATTATTTTATTGGTTGTCCTCCATGCTTGTAGCgatatgaatgggtttggtgctccCCACATTCCGATGACCCTCTTGTGGTGGAGATTCCATTATTTTATTGGTTGTCCTCCATGCTTGTAGCgatatgaatgggtttggtgctccCCACATTCTGATGACCCTCTTGTAGTGGAGATTCCTTTATATTATTGGTTGTCCTCCATACTTGTAGCgatatgaatgggtttggtgctccCCACATTCTGATGACCCTCTTGTAGTGGAGATTCCATTATTTTATTGGTTGTCCTCCATACTTGTAGCgatatgaatgggtttggtgctccTCACATTCTGATGACCCTCTTGTAGTGgagattcctttattttattggttgtcctccatgcttgtagcgatatgaatgggtttggtgctccCCACATTCTGATAACCCTCTTGTTGTGGAGATTCCTTTATATTATTGGTTGTCCTCCATACTTGTAGCgatatgaatgggtttggtgctccTCACATTCTGATGACCCTCTTGTAGTGgagattcctttattttattggttgtcctccatgcttgtagcgatatgaatgggtttggtgctccCCACATTCTGATAACCCTCTTGTAGTGGAGATTCCTTTATATTATTGGTTGTCCTCCATGCTTGTAGCgatatgaatgggtttggtgctccCCACATTCCGATGACCCACTTGTGGTGgagattctattattttattggttgtcctccatgcttgtagcgatatgaatgggtttggtgctccCCACATTCCGATGACCCTCTTGTGGTGGAGATTTCATTATTTTATTGGTTGTCCTCCATGCTTGTAGCgatatgaatgggtttggtgctccCCACATTCTGATAACCCTCTTGTAGTGGAGATTCCTTTATATTATTGGTTGTCCTCCATACTTGTAGCgatatgaatgggtttggtgctccCCACATTCTGATGACCCTCTTGTGGTGGAGATTCCATTATTTTATTGGTTGTCCTCCATGCTTGTAGCgatatgaatgggtttggtgctccCCACATTCTGATAACCCTCTTGTAGTGGAGATTCCTTTATATTATTGGTTGTCCTCCATACTTGTAGCgatatgaatgggtttggtgctccCCACATTCTGATGACCCTCTTGTGGTGGAGATTCCATTATTTTATTGGTTGTCCTCCATGCTTGTAGCgatatgaatgggtttggtgctccCCACATTCTGATAACCCTCTTGTAGTGGAGATTCCTTTATATTATTGGTTGTCCTCCATACTTGTAGCgatatgaatgggtttggtgctccCCACATTCTGATGACCCTCTTGTGGTGGAGATTCCATTATTTTATTGGTTGTCCTCCATGCTTGTAGCgatatgaatgggtttggtgctccCCACATTCTGATGACCCTCTTGTTGTGGAGATTCCATTATTTTATTGGTTGTCCTCCATGCTTGTAGCaatatgaatgggtttggtgctccCCACATTCTGATGACCCTCTTGTAGTGgagattcctttattttattggttgtcctccatacttgtagcgatatgaatgggtttggtgccCCCCACATTCCGATGACCCTCTTGTGGTGGAGATTCCTTTGTTTTATTGGTTGTCCTCCATGCTTGTAGCgatatgaatgggtttggtgctccCCACATTCTGATGACCCTCTTGTAGTGgagattcctttattttattggttgtcctccatacttgtagcgatatgaatgggtttggtgctccCCACATTCCGATGACCCTCTTGTAGTGgagattcctttattttattggttgtcctccatgcttgtagcgatatgaatgggtttggtgctccCCACATTCTGATGACCCTCTTGTGGTGGAGATTCCATTATTTTATTGGTTGTCCTCCATACTTGTAGCgatatgaatgggtttggtgctccCCACATTCCGATGACCCTCTTGTAGTGGAGATTCCTTTATTTGAATAGGTTGTCCTCCATACTTGTAGCgatatgaatgggtttggtgctccCCACATTCCGATGACCCTCTTGTGGTGgagattcctttattttattggttgtcctccatgcttgtagcgatatgaatgggtttggtgctccCCACATTCCGATGACCCTCTTGTAGTGGAGATTCCTTTATATTATTGGTTGTCCTCCATACTTGTAGCgatatgaatgggtttggtgctccCCACATTCTGATGACCCTCTTGTAGTGGAGATTCCTTTTATTTGAATAGGTTGTCCTCCATACTTGTAGCgatatgaatgggtttggtgctccCCACATTCTGATAACCCTCTTGTAGTGGAGATTCCATTATTTTATTGGTTGTCCTCCATGCTTGTAGCGAaatgaatgggtttggtgctccCCACATTCCGATGACCCTCTTGTAGTGGAGATTCCTTTATATTATTGGTTGTCCTCCATGCTTGTAGCgatatgaatgggtttggtgctccCCACATTCTGATAACCCTCTTGTAGTGGAGATTCCATTATTTTATTGGTTGTCCTCCATACTTGTAGCgatatgaatgggtttggtgctccCCACATTCCGATGATCCTCTTGTAGTGGAGATTCCATTATTTTATTGGTTGTCCTCCATGCTTGTAGCgatatgaatgggtttggtgctccCCACATTCCGATGACCCTCTTGTAGTGGAGATTCCATTATTTTATTGGTTGTCCTCCATACTTGTAGCgatatgaatgggtttggtgctccCCACATTCCGATGACCCTCTTGTAGTGGAGATTCCATTATTTTATTGGTTGTCCTCCATACTTGTAGCgatatgaatgggtttggtgctccCCACATTCCGATGACCCTCTTGTAGTGGAGATTCCTTTATATTATTGGTTGTCCTCCATGCTTGTAGCgatatgaatgggtttggtgctccCCACATTCTGATGACCCTCTTGTGGTGGAGATTCCATTATTTTATTGGTTGTCTTCCATACTTGTAGCgatatgaatgggtttggtgctccCCACATTCCGATGACCCTCTTGTAGTGgagattcctttattttattggttgtcctccatgcttgtagcgatatgaatgggtttggtgctccCCACATTCTGATAACCCTCTTGTGGTGGAGATTCCATTATTTTATTGGTTGTCCTCCATACTTGTAGCgatatgaatgggtttggtgctccTCACATTCTGATAACCCTCTTGTGGTGGAGATTCCATTATTTTATTGGTTGTCCTCCATACTTGTAGCgatatgaatgggtttggtgctccCCACATTCTGATGACCCTCTTGTTGTGGAGATTCCATTATTTTATTGGTTGTCCTCCATGCTTGTAGCgatatgaatgggtttggtgctccCCACATTCCGATGACCCTCTTGTAGTGgagattcctttattttattggttgtcctccatacttgtagcgatatgaatgggtttggtgccCCCCACATTCCGATGACCCTCTTGTGGTGGAGATTCCTTTGTTTTATTGGTTGTCCCCCATACTTGTAGCtatatgaatgggtttggtgctccCCACATTCTGATGACCCTCTTGTTGTGGAGATTCCATTATTTTATTGGTTGTCCTCCATGCTTGTAGCgatatgaatgggtttggtgctccCCACATTCCGATGACCCTCTTGTAGTGgagattcctttattttattggttgtcctccatacttgtagcgatatgaatgggtttggtgctccCCACATTCCGATGACCCTCTTGTAGTGgagattcctttattttattggttgtcctccatacttgtagcgatatgaatgggtttggtgctccCCACATTCTGATGACCCTCTTGTAGTGgagattcctttattttattggttgtcctccatacttgtagcgatatgaatgggtttggtgctccCCACATTCCGATGACCCTCTTGTAGTGgagattcctttattttattggttgtcctccatgcttgtagcgatatgaatgggtttggtgctccCCACATTCTGATGACCCTCTTGTGGTGGAGATTCCATTATTTTATTGGTTGTCCTCCATACTTGTAGCgatatgaatgggtttggtgctccCCACATTCCGATGACCCTCTTGTAGTGGAGATTCCTTTATTTGAATAGGTTGTCCTCCATACTTGTAGTgatatgaatgggtttggtgctccCCACATTCCGATGACCCTCTTGTAGTGGAGATTCCTTTATATTATTGGTTGTCCTCCATGCTTGTAGCgatatgaatgggtttggtgctccCCACATTCTGATGACCCTCTTGTGGTGGAGATTCCATTATTTTATTGGTTGTCCTCCATACTTGTAGCgatatgaatgggtttggtgctccCCACATTCTGATAACCCTCTTGTTGTGGAGATTCCATTATTTTATTGGTTGTCCTCCATGCTTGTAGCgatatgaatgggtttggtgctccCCACATTCTGATGACCCTCTTGTTGTGGAGATTCCATTATTTTATTGGTTGTCCTCCATACTTGTAGCGATATGAGTGGGTTTGGTGCTCCCCACATTCTGATGACCCTCTTGTGGTGGAGATTCCTTTATATTATTGGTTGTCCTCCATACTTGTAGCGAaatgaatgggtttggtgctccCGACATTATGATGACCCTCTTGTGGTGgagattcctttattttattggtTGTCCTCCATGCTTGTAGCGAaatgaatgggtttggtgctccCCACATTCCGATGACCCTCTTGTGGTGGAGATTCCATTATTGTATTGGTTGTCCTCCATACTTGTAGCgatatgaatgggtttggtgctccCCACATTCCGATGACCCTCTTGTAGTGgagattcctttattttattggttgtcctccatacttgtagcgatatgaatgggtttggtgctccCCACATTCTGATGACCCTCTTGCAGTGGAGATTCCTTTATATTATTGGTTGTCCTCCATACTTGTAGCgatatgaatgggtttggtgctccCCACATTCCGATGACCCTCTTGTGGTGgagattcctttattttattggtTGTCCTCTATGCTTGTAGCgatatgaatgggtttggtgctccCCACATTCCGATGACCCTCTTGTAGTGGAGATTCCATTATTTTATTGGTTGTCCTCCATACTTGTAGCGATATGAATGGGTTTGATGCTCCCCACATTCTGATGACCCTCTTGTAGTGgagattcctttattttattggtTGTCCTCCATGCTTGTAGCtatatgaatgggtttggtgctccCCACATTCCTATGACCCTCTTGTGGTGGAGATTCCTTTATTTGAATAGGTTGTCCTCCATACTTGTAGCgatatgaatgggtttggtgctccCCACATTCTGATGACCCTCTTGTGGTGGAGATTCCTTTATTTGAATAGGTTGTCCTCCATACTTGTAGCgatatgaatgggtttggtgctccTCCCATTCTGATAACCCTCTTGTAGTGGAGATTCCATTATTTTATTGGTTGTCCTCCATACTTGTAGCgatatgaatgggtttggtgctccCCACATTCTGATGACCCTCTTGTTGTGgagattcctttattttattggttgtcctccatacttgtagcgatatgaatgggtttggtgctccCCACATTCCGATGACCCTCTTGTGGTGGAGATTCCATTATTTTATTGGTTGTCCTCCATGCTTGTAGCgatatgaatgggtttggtgctccCCACATTCCGATAACCCTCTTGTGGTGgagattcctttattttattggttgtcctccatacttgtagcgatatgaatgggtttggtgctccTCACATTCTGATAACCATACTTCTGTTTTCCCCCCACAGACTTACATCTACCAGGTCCGGCTTCTTCTAGTACAGAAAATTCCCTGAGTGGCCCCTGCTACCCGCCGGACCCTCCACTTCTTCTTCAGCCTAAGCAGTCTTTATCCCCGACACCTCAGATTCACGTTGTGCAGTTACCCCAGCTAATTCCTTCACCGGGCCCATCTGAGGGGGCTTCTCCAGCACCGATGCCTCCGGGGTCCTCTTCACCTCTGCTTTCTCCGGGGGCTGTCAGTCAGCACTATGACCCTACAGTAGCCATGCTACGAGCCCAGCAGGAAACGGCAGAGGCAATTCGACATCTGACCTACACACTACGGCAGAGCATGGACCGTTTGACCAATGTCCTGGCAGCCATCTTACCTCTTATACCTCCTCAGCCTCCATCACCTGCTCCATCCGGCCTGATTGACCCCGTATATTATCCTACAAAGACTGAACCAGAATCTGAACCTTGTTCTGTGAATTATGAGTTGGAGGGAAATCACAATGGCCAGGAAGAGGAAAGTGGTCAGCAGAATGTTGTTGTAGAAGAACAGCCGAGCCCTCCGACCGCCCCTCCTCCCAACAAGAGGAAGAGATTCTCCTACTTGACTCCTCGTAAACGCCGAGGCCGCTGGAAAAACCTGTAAATGAATGGACTCCTTCTTCTATAGGTGGCTGAGATGGGGCTCCCAGGATTTCATTCTTTCTTCTGGTCTCTCCCGCCATGGAGGTCACAACTAAAGAAGACCTCCGGCTCCTGCTGTACAATTTCATGACTTTTATTTTATCTGAAATCTTTTTGTGTTTTCCCAACTGTAAATGATGAAATTGCTTTTTAATCTCCGCAAACTGCTGCTGAAGATCAAATTGTCATTGGTGTCGGGGGTTGGGACCATGGAAGCTCTGCAGTAGACCGGATGGGGGGCGGGGGTGCCGGCCTCATAAttgccacacacacacagatgtttTCTAAGTCTTTAGGGGATGACCTGCATCTCCACTTCATCCATAGATAACCCACACAGAAGTGCTTGGATCAGATGTAAGAATACAACTTACCAAATTCAACCGTACCTCTTCCTGTATGAGATGTGGGGGAGGCTCTGGCGCCCTCTGATGGACTCTTCCTGTGTGGGGGGAGATTTGTGTGAGGCTCTGGCGCCCTCTGATAGACTTTTCCTGTGTGGGGGGAGATTTGTCTGAGGCTCTGGCGCCCTCTGATGGACTCTTCCTGTGTGGGGGGAGATTTGTCTGAGGCTCTGGCGCCCTCTGATGGACTCTTCCTGTGTGGGGAGAGTTTGTCTGAGGCTCTGGCACCCTCTGATGGGCTCTTCTTGTGTGGGGGGAGATTTGTCTGAGGCTCTGGCGCCCTCTGATGGACTCTTCCTGTGTGGGGAGAGTTTGTCTGAGGCTCTGGCGCCCTCTGATGGACTCTTCCTGTGTGGGGGGAGATTTCTCTGAGGCTCTGGCGCCCTCTGATGGACTCTTCTTGTGTGGGGGGAGATTTGTCTGAGGCTCTGGCACCCTCTGATGGACTCTTCTTGTGTGGGGGGAGATTGGTCTGAGGCTCTGGCGCCCTCTGATGGACTCTTCCTGTGTGGGGAGAGTTTGTCTGAGGCTCTGGCGCCCTCTGATGGACTCTTCCCTTGTGGGGGGAGATTTGTGTGAGGCTCTGGCGCCCTCTGATGGACTCTTCCTGTGTGGGGAGAGTTTGTCTGAGGCTCTGGCGCCCTCTGATGGACTCTTCTTGTGTGGGGGGAGATTTGTCTGAGGCTCTGGCACCCTCTGATGGACTCTTCCTGTGTGGGGGGAGATTTGTCTGAGGCTCTGGCACCCTCTGATGGACTCTTCTTGTGTGGGGGGAGATTTGTCTGAGGCTCTGGCGCCCTCTGATGGACTCTTCCTGTGAGGGGAGAGTTTGTCTGAGGCTCTGGCGCCCTCTGATGGACTCTTCTTGTGTGGGGGGAGATTTGTCTGAGGCTCTGGCGCCCTCTGATGGACTCTTCCTGTGTGGGGAGAGTTTGTCTGAGGCTCTGGCGCCCTCTGATGGACTCTTCTTGTGTGGGGGGAGATTTGTCTGAGGCTCTGGCGCCCTCTGATGGACTCTTCCTGTGTGGGGAGAGTTTGTCTGAGGCTCTGGCGCCCTCTGATGGACTCTTCCTGTGTGGGGAGAGTTTGTCTGAGGCTCTGGCACCCTCTGATGGACTCTTCCTGTGTGGGGAGAGTTTGTCTGAGGCTCTGGCGCCCTCTGATGGACTCTTCCTGTGTGGGGAGAGTTTGTCTGAGGCTCTGGCGCCCTCTGATGGACTCTTCCTGTGTGGGGAGAGTTTGTCTGAGGCTCTGGCACCCTCTGATGGACTCTTCCTGTGTGGGGAGAGTTTGTCTGAGGCTCTGGCGCCCTCTGATGGACTCTTCCTGTGTGGGGAGAGTTTGTCTGAGGCTCTGGCGCCCTCTGATGGACTCTTCCTGTGAGGGGGAAGTTTTCATGAGGCTCAGATTTCTCTTCTTTTACTATgcgtatatgtgttttttttttttttaatcccatccTTTTCTGTATGCTGCTCTGGCCATCTCTTCATCTCTATTCTCCTTTATCTCTAGATCTAAATAGCCAAGAAAGCAATATATCTGTATATAAAAAGCTTACCCACTGTAGATAGCAACAGCTTCCTTGTCCTGTTAATTAGCCAGATAGCAATTAACGCGGGAGCATTAATGATGGATGTAAATAAGTACATATTAAAGATTCTGATTTTTCacatcttgtatttattgagtGCTTGGAGCTGGGCGGTGCGGAGTCAGGGGAGTATTCCCCATGGAAGGGACCTTATCGAGAGCGCAATACGGCGCTGACCTCTCTGCCTGACCGCCATTCTAATTTAGGGGATATTTCATTATTTTCAAGCCCCTGACCCAAAATATAGATGTAACCAGAAGTGGAAACGAATTGGCGCTGAGAGAAATATGTAGGCTGCCATATTGAAAATGCTAAAATGAGATCCTTTGCCCACCATAATAATAATGAGATGTTCTGGTCACCATTGTAGTAATGAGATCCTCt from Rana temporaria unplaced genomic scaffold, aRanTem1.1, whole genome shotgun sequence includes:
- the LOC120922492 gene encoding myb-related transcription factor, partner of profilin-like encodes the protein MQRAVRDMLGWEGEEEELRLKKLQKARTLEAIVNALAMSGESEEVTRLRKPRFSYEENQILIREVRSHYSMLYGAQARRLSVAERRRVWEGIADKINAITNWKRTAQEVQKRWNDFKRRTKEKLARVPHSTQNGTAEEVLTAEEETIFAILGPGVVPAGHEVYIPHSVDLHLPGPASSSTENSLSGPCYPPDPPLLLQPKQSLSPTPQIHVVQLPQLIPSPGPSEGASPAPMPPGSSSPLLSPGAVSQHYDPTVAMLRAQQETAEAIRHLTYTLRQSMDRLTNVLAAILPLIPPQPPSPAPSGLIDPVYYPTKTEPESEPCSVNYELEGNHNGQEEESGQQNVVVEEQPSPPTAPPPNKRKRFSYLTPRKRRGRWKNL